AGCGGTACGCCGGCGATGCCCGCGCAGTGATCGTCTTCGACCAGCAGCAGGTCGTCGGCCCGGCGGGCCAGCACCGCGCGCAGGTCATCGGCGCGATCCGCCGATAGCGCGGCACCCGTCGGGTTTTGCGCGCGGTTGGTCAGGACCAGCGCGCGCACCCCGCGCCCCAGGACCCGGGCCAGGTCGGCGGTCAACGGCCCGTCGTCGTCCACCGGCACCGGCTCGGCCGAAAGCCCCAGGGCGGCAAGGAGATCCAGGAGGTTGGCCCACCCCGGATCCTCGATGGCCACCCGATCGCCGGGACGCAGATGCGCGGAGAGTGCGCGCTCGATGCCGTCCAGCGCGCCGCTGGTCACCGCCAGGTGATCGGCGGGCACCCCGTCGGCGGACAACGCGCGCCGGGCGAACTCCTCCAGCGCCGGCGAGATGGCCGGGCCGCCGTAAAGCACCGGCTGCGCGGGCGCCGGTCCGGGCGGGGCGGCTCCCGCGATGGGCAGCAGGTGCGGGTTGGGGTTGCCGGTGGACAGATCGCGCACGCCCGCGGGCACCTCGAGCCCGAGCAGCGAGCGCGGAGTGGTCGCCGGCCGGCGCCGCACCCGGGTGCCACGCCGGCCCGCGGTCTCGACGGCCCCGCGATCGCGCAGCAAGCGGTAGGCCGCGGCGGCGGTGTTGGCGTTGACGCCGAGTTGCGTGGCCAGCTCGCGGACCGGGGGCAGCGCGTCGCCGGGCGTCAGGGAGCCGGCCGAGATCGCCGCTTCGATGCTGGCGGCTATGGAATCCGCGCCGGTTCCCGTTATGCTGTTTTGTACTGGCACGCAATTCATTATGTACTAGGACAATTGTGAGGGCAAGCTCGTGGACATCGCATACCGACCGACCGCACGCACCACCCCGACCCGCTATCGGGAGCGCGCCCGCTACGACCGTCATACCGTCCACGCCATCCTCGACGAGGCGCTGATCTGCCATCTGGGCTACCTGAACGCCGGCCGCCCGGTCGTCCTGCCGACCACGCACGCCCGCCTGGACGAGAGGCTCTACCTGCACGGTTCGAGCGGCGGGGGCCCGCTGCTGGCGGCGCGGACGGCCGAGGCCTCGGGGTCGGGCCTGCCCGTGTGCGTCACCGTCACGCTGGTCGACGGGCTGGTGCTGGCGCGCTCGGCGATGCACCACTCGGTGAACTTCCGCTCGGTGGTCGTGGTGGGCGAGGCACGCGTGGTCGACGACCCGGCGGAGAAGTCGCGGGCGCTGGGCTGCCTGCTCGACCACATCGCGCCGGGGCGCGCCGCCGACTGCCGGGCCCCCGACGCCCGCGAGCTCGCCGCGACCGGGGTGCTCGCGCTCGACCTCGTCGAGGTGTCGGCCAAGGTGCGCAGCGGTCCCCCGGTCGACGACCCGCAGGACCTGCCGCTGCCCCACTGGGCCGGGGTGGTGCCGCTGACCTTGACGGCCGGGACGCCGGTGGCGGCGGACGACCTCGATCCGGGCACTGCCGCGCCGGCGTACCTGGGGCGGCCTCGGGGCTGAGCTCACGCCTCCGGTTGCCGGTCGCGTGCCCGGCGGGTGTTGTCCCACCAGGTTCCGACGACCATGACCGCACCCGCCCAGGCCATGCCCAGCAGCCAGCCCGCGAGCACGTCGCTGAGGTAATGCACGCCGAGGTAGACGCGCGAGAACCCGATCAGGAACGCCGCGCCGATCGTGACCGCCCACACCGTCACGCGCCCGGTCCACCTGGGGACCAGCCAGCGGGTCAGTATCCACGCGGAGATGACCATGATCGCGGCGGTGCCGGTGGCGTGTCCGGAGGGAAACGAATACCCGTCCGCGTCGACGAGGGCGAACGGCAGGGCCGGGCGGTTTCGCCCCACCAAGGCCTTGGCGGTGAAGAGCACCAGCGGGACCCCGGCGCCGCAGACGAGGGCCAGCACCACCGGGCGCCACGTCCGGCACCGCCAGCCGGCCACCAGGGAAATCGGCAGGGCGAACGCGGCCAGGAACAGGGGGCTGCCCGCGACGGTGATCGTCCGCAGGACGGTGGTCAGCCACAGGTCACGATGGGTCGCGAGCCACCGGGTCACCGGGTGGTCGATCACGGCGATGCCGTCGCCCTCGAGCACGTCGTCGAGCACTTCGGTGAAGCCGACCGCCAGCGTCACGACCACGGCCAGCCCGACCAGCAGGGCGACGGCCGCGACCTCGCTCACCGGCAGCCGGGCGGCCAGTGCCCGCCACCGGTCGCCGATCCGTTCGCGCGCCCAGGCCAGCGTCTCGCCGATCACCGCGGCGCCCGACACCCGCTCCCACAAATCCCGCAGCCGGCGCCCGCGCCGGGCGACCCAGATCGCGGCCCACGCGAGCAGGACGAGCGAGGCGATGATGGCGGCGCTGACCAGCCCGAAACCGGGCGTCCCGGGTCCATACGGCTCGTGCATCTATCGCGGCCCGGGGTTAGAGCAGCAGGTAGCGGTAGGCGGGCGAGCCGGGTTTGAGGGTTTCGACGTGCAGCTCCGTCGCGCGCATCCTAGACAGCAGGCCGTCCAGGTCGGCCGATGAGCCCAACTGGATGCCCACCAGTGCCTCGCCGGTCTCCCGGTTGTTGCGCTTGACGTACTCGAAGAGGGTGATGTCGTCGTTGGGTCCGAGCACCTCGTCGAGGAAGCGGCGCAGGGCCCCGGGCTCCTGCGGGAAGTCGACGAGGAAGTAGTGCTTGAGGCCGAGGTGGACCAGCGAGCGTTCGAGCACTTCGCCGTAGCGCGAGACGTCGTTGTTGCCGCCGGAGATCAGGCACACCACCGTCGAGCCGGGCTCGACATCGGCCTCGAGCAGTCCCGTCACCGACAGCGCACCCGCGGGTTCGGCGATGATGCCCTCGTTTTGGTAGAGGTCGAGCATCGCGGTGCACACGGCGCCCTCGTCGACCGCGGTGATCGACACCATGTCGCCGGCGGCCGCCAGCGCGGCGTAGGTCAGGTCGCCGGCGCGGCGCACCGCGGCGCCGTCGACGAACTGGTCGACGTGGTCCAGCGTCACCGGCTCGCCGGCGGACAGGGCGGCCATCATCGCCGCGGCGCCGGCCGGCTCGACGCCGAGCACCGACGTGTTCTCGGTCCGCTCGGCGAGGTAGCTGGTGATGCCGGCGATGCAGCCGCCGCCGCCCACCGGGACCACCACCAGGTCCGGCTCGGTCTCGAGTTGGTCGAGCAGTTCGACGGCGATGGTGCCCTGGCCCGCCATGGTGCGCAGGTCGTTGTAGGGCGGGACCAGGGTGGCGCCGGTGCTTTCCACGTCGGCCAGCGCGGCTTCGGCGGCAAGGTCGTAGGTCGTGCCACCGACGATCAGCTCGATGAAGTCCCCGCCGTGGTAGCGGATCCGGTCGCGCTTTTGCATGGGCGTCTTGGCGGGGACGTAGACGCGGCCGTGTACCTGCAACATCCGGCACGCGTAGGCGAAGCCCTGGGCGTGGTTGCCCGCCGACGAGCACACGACGCCCGCGGCCAGTTCCGTGTCGGACAGCTGAACGAGCAGGTTGTAGGCGCCCCGGAGCTTGTAGGAGCGCACGATCTGCAGATCCTCGCGCTTGAGATAGACCCGCGCGCCGGTGATGGCCGACAGCCGGTCGCTGAACTGCAGCGGGGTCGGCGTCACGACGGCCGCGATCCGCTTGGCCGCGGTGTCGATGTCCGCCGCGGTCAGCGGCGCGACGCTCGGGGAATGGCTCAATTCAGCGGACACTGATCAATGGTGCCATGCCAGCTGGTCAACTCCGGAATTCAGCCGACCGGGGTCAGCACGAACACCGGGATCTGGCGGTCGGTCTTGGTCTGATACTCGGCGTAGTCGGGCCACGCCTCGACGGCCCGTTCCCACCACGTCGCCTTCTCGTCGCCGAACACCTCGCGGGCGTCGTAATCGCCGGTGACGGCGCCGTCCTGCAGCTCGACCCGGGGGTTTTTGGTGATGTTGTGGTACCAGACCGGGTTTTTCGGCGCCCCGCCCAGCGAGGCGACGACGGCGTACCGGCCGTCGTGCTCGACCCGCATCAGCGGTGTCTTGCGGAGCTTGCCGGTCTTGGCGCCGACCGTGGTCAGCAGGATGATCGGCTTGCCCTTCATGTCGGCGGCCTCGGCGCCCCCCGACGCGGCGTACTTGTCGGCTTGCTCGCGAGACCAATCCCAGGGTGATGGCTCGTACTCTCCGGAAAGCGGCATGCCACCAACTTTAAGCGCGGGGGCGATCGGTGGCCCGGTACCTTCGCCGCATCGGTCGCACCTGTCCCGTCGGCCACGGCGCGGAAGGCATCGTTGCACGTGCCCGTCGCGGTGGTCGCACCTAGTCCCGGTGCTCAGGTTGCGGCGCGGCGAACGGACGAAGGCGCCGCCGCGTCTGGTGGTCGTCGGCCCCGGACTCGCCGTCGCTGTGCCGGCCCCGGGTGTAGTCGCCCTGCCAGGGCACCCGCTCGCCGGTGGCGCCGTCGGCCGCCTCCTGCTCGCGTCCCAGCGCGCCGCGCGAGCCCAGGAAGAATTCGTGCTTGCGGTGCAGTTCTTCGTCGGACTCGATGGGGCGGAGCTCGGGGGCGAACTCCTCCAGCTCGGCGCGGCGCTGCGGGACGATCATGCAGATCGGCTCGTCGACCTCGAATCGCACCGGCATGAACTCGCGGGTGAATTTCCAGTTCATGCTGAAACTCGAACTGGACCAATCGGTTTCGACGATCCCCTCCAACGGGGAGATGGCGTCCTTGGGATGGTTCGCCGGACCGCGCACCAACAGGTTGTAGCCGGGCGGGGTGCGAAACAGCATCGGCAGATGCCAGGTCAAGATGCCGTAGCCGAAGTGGCTGGAGGGCAGAAACTGGCCGCTTTCGCGGGTGTCGGGCGCGATCATCAGGTTGGTGCGGTCGTCCCCGCCCATCCACGTCGCGGTGAAGGCGTTGCGGTTGCGCACTTCCCAGCCGCTCTGATTGGCGATGAGCATCGGCAGGCACCGATGGGGCCACCCCTGGCGCATCTCCGACATCCACGCCCGCCCGATGGGTGCGGGGGTGATCTGCGGCGCGATCTCGTGGGTGACGTACCCGATCAGGGGGCGGGCCTGCCCGGTGGTCTTGTCGCTCATCAGATCCTCGCTTCGCCGATAGGGCCTACGCACTATCGCGACCACACGTTAATGGCCGGTGAACGACCGCGCCGGATGAACGAGCCCGGTCAGCAGGTCCTGGCCAGCTCCGCGATGGTGTTGACGCGCCGGACCGCGGTCGCGACCTCGTCGGCGAACTCGCGCCGGCGCCGGGCGATGTCCGGCTCCTCGGCGCCGTCGACCAACTCGCGATGCCGGGCCAGCCGCAGCGCCGTCTTGAACAACTCCATCGACCGCGACTCGGCGCTGGCGATCCTGCGCTGCAGCTCCCACTGCTTGCCGACCTCGAGGCACTCGGCGAGAAACGCCTCCTCGTCGAACGATTCGTCGTCGTAGGCGGCGAGCCGGTCGGCGACGATGTGGTAGGCGTCGAGGAACGGCCGCAGCACGAGGTGCGCCAGCAGGACGTCGGCCTTTTCCAGTAGGCCGCGCACGTCGGCCGCGCCGGCCGCCTTGCGGGTGTCTTCGACCCGCCCGATCAGGCGCACCTCGTCGGCGAGCTCCTTTTCGAACTGTGCGCGCGCCGAGAACAGGAACTCGAATTTCAGCAACTCGCGCAGGCGCAGCGCCTCGTCGCGCACGGCCGTCGGCTGGACCAGGCCGTCGACCGAGCCCTCGGCGTCTTCGATGGCGGCCAGCAGCGCCGTCTCGGCGATAGCGCGGTCGACCACGATGTGAATGGCGGCGTTGCGGTAGAACGCCGCCACCAGGTGTTGCTCGGCCCCGATACCCCAGACCGGTTCGGTGCCGGCGTCGTAGACGCTGACGACGCCGGAGGCGACCAGCTGGTGCAGGGTCCAGCGGATGGTGGAGCGGTTCGTCAGGTCGGCGGCGCCGGCCACCGTCCAGTTGCGCGCCGCGATGTAGCTCGCCAGTGGCCGCACGGTGGCCAGCACCTCGCTGATGGACAGCGAGCGGTCGGCGCCCAGCAGCGCCAGGCTCACCACCGCGGTCGGGGTGACGGGCGTGGCGCGGTTGATCCGGTGCTCGACGTCCAGGGCGATGCGTTCGATCTCGGTGCTGGTGCCGGACTCCGATGTTTTTTGTAAGGCGCGCAGCTCCTCGAGGCGTTTGCGCAGCGGCAGCGGTTCACCGAAGTCGAGGTAGGCGCGGCCGAGCCGCTCGCCCTGCTGGCGCGCCAGGCGGATCAGGAAGCGGAAGTCCTCCGGCCGCTTCGTCGCGCCGTAGGCCTCGGTGGTCATGGCTTCGACCTCGTGCAGCTGGTCGTAGACGATCGAGGTCGGCACCAAATACACTTCGGGGCCGTCGATTTCGTCGACCGCGTCGGCGATGTACCGCAAGATCCCGAACACCGGCGGCCGCAGCTTGCCCGTCCTGGTCCGGCCGCCTTCGATCGACCATGTCAGGTTGGCGTGGTTTTGCACCAGCTGCGCGGCGTACGCCCGCAAGACGAAGCGGTAGACGGGAATGTCCTTCGTCTGGCGCCGGATGAAGATCGTCCCGGTTCGCTTGGCCCAGGCGCCCATCGGGAAGAAGTTCAGGTTCGCGCCGCCGAACGTGAGCGCCGGCGAGAGCCGGTTGGCCTGGATCACCTCGGGCAGCAGCAGGCCGTCCAGATACGAGCGGTGCGAAAAGGCAAACGCCAGAGTGGCTTTGCGATCCAGCTTGCGCAACTGGGCGATCTGGTCCTCGTCGACCAGCACGTCGTAGGCCCGCATCAGCCAGCAACTGAAGCTGCGCCAGGCCCGCACCGCCCGCTCGTCCAGCGAGGGCGCCATCTCCCGCAGGTAACAGGCGGCCTCGGCGCGCACGGCGGAAAGATCGCGGCCGAGGTCGTCGGCCAGCTTGCTCAGCCGCTCGTCATACCATGGCGCGCGCAGCAATTGGGCGACCTCGACCGGGTCGGTCGCCAGCGGCGTCGTCGACTCCTCGATGAGTCCGGTGCGTTGCAAGAGCTTTCGCGCTCCGACGCGACCGAGTTCGCGGGCGCTGCCCGCCGGCCCGCCGATCATGCCGGCTGCACCGTTGCGGCGCCGGCAGGCTCGTGCACCTCCGGATGCGGATCGTCGATGTAGAGCTGTTCGATCTCCTCGGCGTATTTCGTCATGATCGGCTTGCGTTTGAGTTTCATCGTCAGCGTGATCTCGTCGCCGCCGGGCTCCCACAGTGTCGGCAGGATGCGGAACCGTTTGATCTGTTCCACCCGTGAGAGTTTCGCGTTGCCCGCCGCCACGCCGGCGGCGATCTCGGCGACGACGTCGGGGTCGGCCGCGAGGG
The sequence above is drawn from the Mycobacterium marseillense genome and encodes:
- a CDS encoding nitroreductase family deazaflavin-dependent oxidoreductase, producing MPLSGEYEPSPWDWSREQADKYAASGGAEAADMKGKPIILLTTVGAKTGKLRKTPLMRVEHDGRYAVVASLGGAPKNPVWYHNITKNPRVELQDGAVTGDYDAREVFGDEKATWWERAVEAWPDYAEYQTKTDRQIPVFVLTPVG
- a CDS encoding lysophospholipid acyltransferase, which produces MIGGPAGSARELGRVGARKLLQRTGLIEESTTPLATDPVEVAQLLRAPWYDERLSKLADDLGRDLSAVRAEAACYLREMAPSLDERAVRAWRSFSCWLMRAYDVLVDEDQIAQLRKLDRKATLAFAFSHRSYLDGLLLPEVIQANRLSPALTFGGANLNFFPMGAWAKRTGTIFIRRQTKDIPVYRFVLRAYAAQLVQNHANLTWSIEGGRTRTGKLRPPVFGILRYIADAVDEIDGPEVYLVPTSIVYDQLHEVEAMTTEAYGATKRPEDFRFLIRLARQQGERLGRAYLDFGEPLPLRKRLEELRALQKTSESGTSTEIERIALDVEHRINRATPVTPTAVVSLALLGADRSLSISEVLATVRPLASYIAARNWTVAGAADLTNRSTIRWTLHQLVASGVVSVYDAGTEPVWGIGAEQHLVAAFYRNAAIHIVVDRAIAETALLAAIEDAEGSVDGLVQPTAVRDEALRLRELLKFEFLFSARAQFEKELADEVRLIGRVEDTRKAAGAADVRGLLEKADVLLAHLVLRPFLDAYHIVADRLAAYDDESFDEEAFLAECLEVGKQWELQRRIASAESRSMELFKTALRLARHRELVDGAEEPDIARRRREFADEVATAVRRVNTIAELARTC
- a CDS encoding aminotransferase class I/II-fold pyridoxal phosphate-dependent enzyme codes for the protein MPVQNSITGTGADSIAASIEAAISAGSLTPGDALPPVRELATQLGVNANTAAAAYRLLRDRGAVETAGRRGTRVRRRPATTPRSLLGLEVPAGVRDLSTGNPNPHLLPIAGAAPPGPAPAQPVLYGGPAISPALEEFARRALSADGVPADHLAVTSGALDGIERALSAHLRPGDRVAIEDPGWANLLDLLAALGLSAEPVPVDDDGPLTADLARVLGRGVRALVLTNRAQNPTGAALSADRADDLRAVLARRADDLLLVEDDHCAGIAGVPLHTLAGCTTHWAFVRSASKAYGPDLRVAVLAGDHRTVERVHGRLRLGPGWVSHVLQRLAVGLWSDDAASELVAGAERHYADRRSRLCDALAERGLDAHGRSGLNVWVPVPDEAVAISRLFGAGWAAAPGSRFRMRTPAGIRLTISDLAPEEIAPLADAVAQAVRPAGRPIV
- a CDS encoding DUF6065 family protein, whose product is MSDKTTGQARPLIGYVTHEIAPQITPAPIGRAWMSEMRQGWPHRCLPMLIANQSGWEVRNRNAFTATWMGGDDRTNLMIAPDTRESGQFLPSSHFGYGILTWHLPMLFRTPPGYNLLVRGPANHPKDAISPLEGIVETDWSSSSFSMNWKFTREFMPVRFEVDEPICMIVPQRRAELEEFAPELRPIESDEELHRKHEFFLGSRGALGREQEAADGATGERVPWQGDYTRGRHSDGESGADDHQTRRRLRPFAAPQPEHRD
- a CDS encoding phosphatase PAP2 family protein, translating into MHEPYGPGTPGFGLVSAAIIASLVLLAWAAIWVARRGRRLRDLWERVSGAAVIGETLAWARERIGDRWRALAARLPVSEVAAVALLVGLAVVVTLAVGFTEVLDDVLEGDGIAVIDHPVTRWLATHRDLWLTTVLRTITVAGSPLFLAAFALPISLVAGWRCRTWRPVVLALVCGAGVPLVLFTAKALVGRNRPALPFALVDADGYSFPSGHATGTAAIMVISAWILTRWLVPRWTGRVTVWAVTIGAAFLIGFSRVYLGVHYLSDVLAGWLLGMAWAGAVMVVGTWWDNTRRARDRQPEA
- a CDS encoding pyridoxamine 5'-phosphate oxidase family protein — encoded protein: MDIAYRPTARTTPTRYRERARYDRHTVHAILDEALICHLGYLNAGRPVVLPTTHARLDERLYLHGSSGGGPLLAARTAEASGSGLPVCVTVTLVDGLVLARSAMHHSVNFRSVVVVGEARVVDDPAEKSRALGCLLDHIAPGRAADCRAPDARELAATGVLALDLVEVSAKVRSGPPVDDPQDLPLPHWAGVVPLTLTAGTPVAADDLDPGTAAPAYLGRPRG
- the ilvA gene encoding threonine ammonia-lyase, which codes for MSAELSHSPSVAPLTAADIDTAAKRIAAVVTPTPLQFSDRLSAITGARVYLKREDLQIVRSYKLRGAYNLLVQLSDTELAAGVVCSSAGNHAQGFAYACRMLQVHGRVYVPAKTPMQKRDRIRYHGGDFIELIVGGTTYDLAAEAALADVESTGATLVPPYNDLRTMAGQGTIAVELLDQLETEPDLVVVPVGGGGCIAGITSYLAERTENTSVLGVEPAGAAAMMAALSAGEPVTLDHVDQFVDGAAVRRAGDLTYAALAAAGDMVSITAVDEGAVCTAMLDLYQNEGIIAEPAGALSVTGLLEADVEPGSTVVCLISGGNNDVSRYGEVLERSLVHLGLKHYFLVDFPQEPGALRRFLDEVLGPNDDITLFEYVKRNNRETGEALVGIQLGSSADLDGLLSRMRATELHVETLKPGSPAYRYLLL